From a single Arvicanthis niloticus isolate mArvNil1 chromosome 19, mArvNil1.pat.X, whole genome shotgun sequence genomic region:
- the Selenop gene encoding selenoprotein P → MWRSLGLALALCLLPYGGSESQGQSPVCEKAPSWNIGDQIPMLNSEGTVTVVALLQASUYLCLLQASRLEDLRIKLESQGYFNISYIVVNHQGPPSQLKHAHLKKQVSDHIVVYRQEEHDTDVWTLLNGNKDDFLIYDRCGRLVYHLGLPYSFLTFPYVEEAIKIAYCEKRCGNCSLTSLEDEDFCKNVSSATSSKTAEPSEAHNHHKHHNKHGHNHLGSSKPSENQQPGALDVEATVPPSGLHHRHKHKGQHRQGHLESUDMGASEGLHLSLAQRKLURKGCINQLLCKLSTESGAVTSSCCCHCRHLIFEKSGSAITUQCAENLPSLCSUQGLFAEEKVIESCQCRSPPAAUHSQPVSPTEANPNUSUDNKTKK, encoded by the exons ATGTGGAGAAGCCTAGGGCTTGCCCtggctctctgtctcctcccctatGGAGGATCAGAGAGCCAAGGCCAAAGCCCTGTTTGTGAGAAAGCTCCATCCTGGAACATAGGAGATCAAATTCCAATGCTAAACTCCGAGGGCACAGTGACAGTGGTTGCTCTTCTTCAAGCCAGCTGATACCTGTGTCTTCTGCAGGCTTCCAG ACTGGAAGACCTGCGAATCAAACTAGAGAGCCAAGGATACTTTAACATCTCCTATATTGTTGTTAATCaccaaggacctccttcccagttAAAACACGCACATCTTAAAAAGCAGGTGTCAGATCACATTGTTGTTTACAGACAAGAAGAACATGACACAGATGTCTGGACTCTCTTAAATGGAAACAAAGATGACTTCCTCATATATGACAG ATGTGGCCGTCTTGTGTATCACCTTGGTTTGCCTTACTCCTTTCTGACATTCCCATATGTGGAAGAAGCCATCAAGATCGCTTATTGTGAGAAGAGGTGCGGAAACTGCTCTCTCACG AGTCTTGAAGATGAAGACTTCTGTAAAAATGTGTCCTCAGCTACTTCGAGTAAAACCGCGGAGCCCTCAGAGGCGCATAACCACCACAAACACCACAACAAACACGGGCACAACCATCTTGGGAGCAGTAAGCCTTCAGAGAATCAGCAACCAGGGGCACTAGATGTTGAGGCAACTGTCCCTCCTTCAGGCTTGCACCACCGCCATAAGCACAAGGGCCAGCATAGGCAGGGTCACTTAGAGAGCTGAGACATGGGGGCAAGTGAAGGCTTGCACCTTTCACTTGCCCAAAGGAAGCTCTGACGAAAGGGATGCATCAACCAGCTCCTGTGTAAGTTGTCTACGGAGTCTGGGGCAGTGACCAGTAGCTGCTGCTGCCATTGCCGCCACCTCATATTTGAGAAGTCAGGGTCTGCAATCACTTGACAGTGTGCCGAAAACCTCCCATCCTTATGTAGCTGACAGGGGCTTTTCGCGGAGGAGAAAGTCATTGAATCCTGTCAGTGTAGATCTCCTCCAGCTGCCTGACACAGTCAGCCTGTGAGCCCCACAGAAGCCAACCCCAACTGAAGCTGAGATAATAAGACCAAGAAGTGA